The sequence TCGTCTTCACGGCCGGGGCGGTGGCGCTGCTGTGGTGGGTGTTCCAGAAGCTCGGGCTCCTCCAGTCGTTCCTCGCCGCTCCGGTGGGAGGCTGAGACATGCTCTCGTTCGCACTGATTTCCCAGCTCATCGGCCTGAGCAGCGCGTCCGGCACGCGCGCGGGCGGAAGCCTGCTGCTGGTGGGCCTGGCCGCGCACTTCCAATTCCTCACCCTGCCCCCGGAGATGGCGTGGATGGCCACGCCCGAGGCCCTGGCCATCTTCATCACCCTGCTGGCCTTCGAGATGTACACGCAGCGGGACGGTGACTTGCGCATGTTCCTGGGGACGGCGCAGCTCGCGCTGAGCGCGGGCAGCGGGGCCATGGTGGCGCTGGCGTCCGCGGGCATGCGGACGGGGCAATTGCCGCCCTGGGCCGTCGGCGTGGTGGGCGCGGGCATCGCGTTGGCGACGCTGACGATGCGGCAGAGGCTGGCGCGGAGCGTGGACCAGTTGGAGTCCGAGCTGTTCCACCCGTACCGGTGGCTCATGCGCGCGGAGGACTGCCTCGCGCTGGGGCTGGCCGCGGCGGCGCTGCTGTGGGCTCCGCTGGCGCTGGCCCTGGTGTTGATGTTCACCGTGGGGAGCGTGGTGGCGGGAGTCCTGGCGCGGCGTCTCGAGGCACGCTCGCGGCGGCCGTGTCCGGCGGGCTGTGGTGCATCCATCCGCGAGGAGGCCTCGCGCTGTCCGAAGTGCCGGGCGGATGTGCCCGTGGCGGTGACGCTGGACCTGCGGCTCGGAGGCCGTGCGAGGGATGTGATTCGCCAGACGCTGGACTCTGAGCTGCCCGGCCTCCGCGAAGCGCCCGAACGCCGCGTGGCGGGCAAGCGATAGCCCCTCCGAGTCTCATCCCGAAATCGCAACGACGTTGCGTGGCGAGCAAGCGGTAGGCACCGCCGAAACCCGCCCTTGAACCGCAACAGCGCTGCATCAAGCGCAAGCGACCATCGCCGCAAGAGCCCGCCCCGGAACCGCAATAGAGTTGCGTATTCGAGGACGGCCTGATGTCGCCGTCCTTTGCCCGGAAATTGCAATGGCATTGCCTGGCGAGCGGGCAGCGGCCCGGCTGATTTTCTCGCCACGAATCGCCATGGCGTCGCGCACAAACCCGCCGGGTGGAGCGCGGGCTCATCTCGAGAGAGCGCGCATGCACCGGCACATGCTCCGCACGGCTTCGCGGACACGGACTCCCTGGCGGGTCGGAATCAGGAAAAAACCGCAAGTCAGCTTGAACCCAAATGCAACTGTGTTGTCCTTGTCCCGAGCACCCCATCAGGACAGGAGCACCCGTGAATCGTCGCTCGTTGCGTTTCGTTCCCCTCTTATTCCTTCTCGGCTCTGGCGCTTCCGCGGAGACACTTTCCACGGAGACCTTGCCCTTCTCACCCCAGCAGGTGATTCAGCAGGTCCAACTCTCCTTCCGCCCCGACGGCGCAGGCTTCTCCGGCGGGCATCGCACCTATCGAGTCACACACACCGAAGGCCAGCTCACCGTCTCGCCGCTGGCATCCCGAGTCGACCCGGCGGAGCCGCGCCGCGGCGGCCTCACCTTCGGAGCCACACAGGTGAGGCGAGGTGCTCGGGCGCTCCGCCTGGGCACGCCGCACACGGGCGTAGCCTCCGACGGCTCGCTGCACGTGCAGCGTGGCGTGGTGGAGGAACAGCTCCGCAACGGGCAGGACGGTGTGGAGCAGTCGTGGCGCTTCCCCACCCTCCCCGCCGGGCGCGGCCCGTTGAGCGTGCGCGTGCCCGTGCGCGGGCTCGCGTACCAGAGCGCGACGGCGGGCGGCCTGCACTTCTCCGACGCGGCCACGGGCGCGGGACTTCGCTACGGCATGGGCACGTGGATTGATGCCACCGGCAAGCGCACCGAGGTGACGCCGACGTTCCAGGACGGCGCCATCGTCCTCACCGTCCCGGAAGAGACGCTGAAGGCCAGTGCCTTCCCGGCGGTGCTGGACCCCGTCATCGGGCCGGAGTTCGGCATCGACCAGCCCGTGATGGCCGTGGAGCCGGGCGACCAGGAGGCTCCGGAGGTCGCCACCGACGGAACGAACTTCCTGGTGACGTGGACGGACAGGCGCGGCCCGTGGTCGGAGGACTGGGCCACGCGGGTGACACCGGACGGCACCGTGCTGGACCCCAGTGGCTTCAAGCTTCCCAGCAGCTCTTGCGGCATGGGCAGCCTGAGCTACGGCGGGGGCTATTACGTCGTCGCCTGCCCGTACAACATGTACCGCATCACTCCCGAGGGGCAGGTGGTGGATACCACGCCCATCGAGTTCTACTCGCCGAACCGCGGCTATCCCTCGGCCATCGCCTTCAACGGGACGAACTTCCTCATCACCTGGGTGAAGCCGGGCGGCAGCGGTAGCGGTGGGCTCTACGCAATCATGGTCTCGCCCGCCGGCACCGTCGTGATGTCCGAGAAGCTCCTGTCGCAGTACAACATCGTCTACGACGTGGACGTCACCGCCGTCGGCACCTCGTTCCGTGTCGTCTACACGCAGGCGGGCGACAACATGCTCTCCCGGGTGGTGGATGCCAACGGCAACCTGGGCCCGATTCGGCAGGAGCTCTACGGCATCAGCACGGGCCAGGCCCGCTACCCGGCTGTCGCCAGCAACGGACAGGACTACGCCATCGTCTACCAGTATGGCGACATGTTCGCGAACACCAGCCAGTACATCGGCGGCATGCTCAACCGGGCGGATGGCGGCGTCCGCAGCTACACCGTGAGCAGCGCCACGAAGCAACTGCGCCCCGACATCGCCTGGCTGCCGGCAGCGGACTCGTACGGTGTCGTCTGGACGAACACGCGAAACAACAGCACCGACTACACCGAGATTCAGAGCGCGTGGCTGAAGCCCGACGCGGGCGTCATCGCGAATGGCCGGGTCAGCCCCGCGCTGAGCGGCCACATCCAGGGACACCCCCGCATCGCGGCGGGCCCCAACGGCAGTCTGGTGGTGTGGGACCGGAAGACGCAGGCCGCGGGAATGGACGTGCTCGGCCGGGCACTGGACGGCACGGTGTCGAAGGCGCTCAGCACCAGCTTCAACTCGCAGACCGAGCCCACCATCGCGTCGAGCCCCGACGGTTACTTCGTCGTGTGGCAGGACAGCCGGCGCCACGTGGAGCAGCTCGCGGACCTCTACGGGGCGCGGCTCAGCCCGACGGGAGAGGTGCTGAACGCGTCGGGTATCGCCATCGCCACGTCGATATGGGACGAGGTGGCACCGGTGGCGGCCTGGAATGGCACGGACTGGCTGGTGGCGTGGGTCGAGCGGGGAGGCTCGTTGCCCGCGGAGGTGCGGGCGCGGCGCGTCTCGTCCACGGGGCAGTGGGTGGACACCGTGCCGCTCACGCTGGGAATCTCGAGCAACTGGAGCCAGCCCGCGGCCGCGAGTGGCAACGCGGGCGCGGTGGTGACGTGGGTGGGCAACACCCCGAATGGTGGCATCCAGGCCACCCTGGTCCGGGGTGATGGCGGCGTGACGGTGCTGGGCTCGCTGCCCACGGATGGCGGAGCCAACCTGCCCACCGTGGCCGGCAATGCCACCCAGTACCTGGTGGCGTGGCAGGACAATGGCGTGCTCAAGGCGCAGCGGTTCAACTCGCAGGGCGTGGCACAGGGCGGCCGGTTCGATGCAGGAACGGGCACGCTGGCCTCAGCGGCCAGCGACGGCACGGACTTCCTCGTCACCTCCGCGCAGAACGTGGTGTCGAACACCGCGGACATCCGAGCGACGCGCATCTCCGCCACGGGCCAGGTCGCGAGCACGTCGGCGCTCCTGGGCAAGGCGGCGGGGTACAACCTGCGCTCGACGGTCGTCTGGGATGGGACGAACTACCTCGTCGGGTGGCGCAAGTACGGCTCGAGCCTCGTCTCCTCCGCGCTGCTCTACCAGGCGGCCCGGGTGAATCGCGATGGCGGCGTGGTCGACACGACGCCGTTCACGCTCTTCGCGCCCGAGCTGACGCGGGATGAGGACGTTGACGACTATGGAAGGCTGGGGCTGGCCACGATGGGAGACGGCACGTGGGTCGGCGTGACGTCGCGGCTGGAGGTCGATGCCGGCTTCTACGCACAGCGACTGCGGGCGCGGATGGGTGACTCGCGAGTGGCGCTCCAGGCGAATGGCGCTGGCGGCACGAGCGAGCTCCCGGGCGATGCGGTGGCGCTTCACGAAGCGCTGCTGGAGGACTCGCTCGCGGGTGCCCCAATGACGCCAGATGAGACCGCGCAAGCCTCCGACACAGACCTGCTCGCGCCTTCCTCGCTGGATGAGGGAGGCCCCACGGAAGCGGCCTTCGCTGGCGAGCGCCGTGCTGGCGAAGAGGGTGGCGGGTGCAGCGCGGCCGGTGGCGGTGCGCCGTGGCTGCTGCTCGCGGCGCTCGGCCTTACGCGGGGGCTCCGGCGGCGTCAGGAGATTCGCTGAGCATCTGGCCCAGACTGCCCAGCGAATGATGCCGGCATGAAGGCAGCTCGTCGCGTGGCGCCAACTTGGAACCATGCGACGAGCATTGATGATGTTCACCGTGGGAAGCGTGGTGGCGGGAGTCCTGGCGCGGCGTCTCGAGGCGCGCTCGCGGCGGCCGTGTCCGGCGGGCTGTAATGCATCCATCCGCGAGGAGGCCTCGCGCTGTCCGAAGTGCCGGGCGGATGTGCCCGTGGCGGTGAGGCTGGACCTGCGGCTCGGAGGCCGTGCGAGGGATGTGATTCGCCAGACGCTGGCCTCTGAGCTGCCCGGCCTCAGCGACGCGCCCGAACGCCGCGTGTCGGGCAAGCGGTAGTCACCGCCGAGTCTCGTCCCGGAATCACAGCAGCGTTGCGCGGCGGGCAAGCGGTGGTCGCCGCGGAAGCCCGTCCCCAGAATGGCAACAGTGTTGCACTTCCTGGGAACGGCGGACGCGGCGGCCCTGCCCGGAACTTGCAACGGCGCTGCGTAAATGGTCCGCAGCGCCCCGTCCGATTTTCGCGCAAGAAATCACAACGGCGTTGCGCACAGACTTGCCAGGTGGAGCATGGGCTCACCATGCGAGAGCGCGCATGCACCGGAACATGCTCCGCACAGCTTCACAGACACGCACTCCCTGGCAGGTTGGAACTCATGAAAAAGCAGTAAGTCGCTTGAACCCAAATGCAACTGTGTTGTCCTGTCCTGAGCACCCCATCAGGACAGGAGTACACGTGAATCGTCGCTCGTTGCGTTTCGTTCCCCTCTTATTCCTTCTCGGCTCTGGCGCTTCCGCGGAGACACTTTCCACGGAGACATTGCCCTTCTCACCCCAGCAGGTGATTCAGCAGATACAACTCTCCTTCCGCCCCGACGGCGCAGGCTTCTCCGGCGGGCACCGCACCTATCGAGTCACACACACCGAAGGCCAGCTCACCGTCTCGCCGCTGGCGTCCCGAATCGACCCGGCGGAGCCGCGCCGCGGTGGCCTCACCTTCGGGGCCACGCAGGTGATGCGAGGCCCCCGGACGCTCCGCCTGGGCTCACCGCGCACGGGGGTGGCGTCCGACGGCTCGCTGCACATGCAGCGCGGCCTCATGGAGGAACAACTCCGCAACGGAGAGGAAGGCGTGGAGCAGTCGTGGCGCTTCCCGACTCTCCCCGCCGGGCGCGGGCCGTTGAGCGTGCGCGTGCCCGTGCGCGGACTGGCGTACCAGGGCACGACGGCCGGCGGCCTGCACTTCTCCGACGCGTCCACGGGCGCGGGGCTCCGCTACGGCACGGGCACGTGGATTGACGCCACCGGCAAGCGTACCCAGGTGACGCCGACGTACCAGGACGGCGCCATCGTCCTCACCGTCCCGGAGGAGACGCTGAAGGCCAGTGCCTTCCCGGCGGTGTTGGACCCTGTCATCGGGCCGGAGTTCGGCATCGACCAGCCCGTCATCGCGGTGGAGCCATCAGACCAGCACACCCCGGAGGTCGCCACCGACGGGACGAACTTCCTGGTGATGTGGCTGGACACGCGCAGCGGCTTGACGGAGCAGTGGGCCACGCGGGTGACGCCGGATGGCACCGTGCTGGACCCCAGCGGCTTCGAGGTCCCCTACGTCCCGAACTGCGGCTACAACACGGTAACCTTCGGCGCGGGCAACTACGTCGTCGCCTGCTCGACGGGCATGGTGCGCATCACCCCCGAGGGCGTGGTGGTGGACCCTCAGCCCATCTCGTTCCACACGCCGCTCTCCGGCGGGTACGCGTCCATCGCCTTCAACGGGACGAACTTCCTCATCACCTGGCTCGACCTCGGCGGTAGCGGCACCGGCGCGCTCTACGGGATGATGGTCTCTCCCTCCGGCACCGTCGTGATGCCCCAGAAGCTCCTGTCGCAGTACTCCAACGGCGTCTACGAGGCGGACGTCACCGCCGTCGGCACCTCGTTCCGCGTGGTCTGGACGCTGGCGGCAGACCACATGTACTCCGTCGAGGTGGATGCCAACGGCAACGTGGGCCCCAGGGTGCGGGAGCTCTACGGCAGCAGCAGTGGCCAGGCGCGCTTCCCGGCAATTGCAAGCAACGGCGAGGACTACGCCATCGTCTACCAGTATGGCGACGAGTTCGGAAAAGCCAGCACGTCCATCGGCGGAAGTCTTCGCCAGGCGGATGGCGGGACCAGCTCCTTCACCGTGAGCAACGTCGCGAAGCAGATGCGCCCCGACATCGCCTGGATGCCGCGAGCGGGCGCGTATGGCGTCGTCTGGACGAACACGCGTAACAACAGCACCGACTACACCGAGATTCAAAGTGCGTGGCTGATGCCCGACGCGGGCGTCATCGCGAATGGCAGGATCAGCGCGGCGGTGAGCGGCTTCATGCAGGGCCACGCTCGCATCGCGGCGGGCCCGAGCGGAAGCCTGGTGGTGTGGGACCGGAAGCTCCAGGCCTCGGGAATCGACGTACTCGGCCGGGCGCTGGACGGCTTCGTGCCGGTGACGCTCAGCACCAGCGTCAACTCGCAGACCGCGCCCTCCGTCGCGGCGGGCCCCAACGGCTACTTCGTCGTGTGGAAGGACAGCCGGAGCCACGCGGGGCAGCTCTCGGACCTCTACGGGGCGCGGCTCGGCCCGGCAGGAGAGGTGCTGAATGCGTCGGGCATCACCATTGCCACGACGGTTCGGGACGACGTGGCCCCGGTGGTGACCTGGAATGGCACGGACTGGCTGGTGGCCTGGGTCGAACGGGGCGGCACGGGGAGCGTGCAGTTGCGAGCGCGGCGCGTCTCCGCTACGGGGCAGTGGGTGGACCTCGTGCCCCTCACGCTGGGGTCCGCGAGTTCCGGGAGCGAGCCTGCGGCCGCGCGGGGTAATGCGGGCGCAGTCGTCACCTGGGCGGGTGGCACCCAGGGGGGCGGCATCCAGGCCACCCTGGTCCAAAGTGATGGTGGCGTGACGGCGCTGGGCTCGCTGCCCACGGATGGTGGCGCAACGATGCCCACGGTGGCCGGCAATACCACCCAGTACCTGGTGGCGTGGCAGGACAACGGCGTGCTCAAGGCGCAGCGGTTCAACTCGCAGGGCGTGGCACAGGGCGCACGGTTCGATGCCGGGACGGGCACGCTGGCTTCGGTGGCCAGCGACGGCACGGACTTCCTCGTCACCTCCGCGCAGAACGTGGTGTCGAACACCGCGGACATCCGCGCGACCCGAATCTCCGCCACGGGTCAGGTCGCGAGTTCCTCGGTGCTCGTCGGCCGCGCGACGACAGGCGACTTCCGCTCGGCTGTCGTCTGGGACGGGACGAACTACCTGGCCGCGTGGCGCTCATACAGTTCGAACGGCACGTACGGTGGGCGGCTCTACCAGGCGGCCCGCGTCAACCGGGATGGAGGCGTCGTCGATGCAACGCCCTTCACGCTCTTCGCGGCGTATCCGGAGCAGAAGCCGGACGTGGACGACTACAGCGAGTTGGGGCTGGCTTCGATGGGCGACGGCACGTGGCTCGGTGTGACGTCGCGGCTGGAGCGCGACGCCGGCATCTACGCGCAGCGACTGCGGGCGCGGATGGGTGACTCACGGGTGGCGCTCCAGGCGAACGGCACCAGCGACATGGCCGCCGAAGACACCACGAGCGGACTCCCGAGCGATGCGGTGGCTCCTGGCGAGGCGTTGCTGGAGGACGCGCTCGCGGGAGGAACCGAGGAAGCGGCCTTCGCGGGTGAGCGCCATCCCGGAGAAGGGGGTGCCGGGTGCAGCGCGGCCGGTGGTGGTGCGCCGTGGCTGCTGCTTGCGGCGCTCGGCCTCACTCGGGCGCTCCGGCGGCGTCAGGAGATTCGCTGAGCATCTGGCTCAAACCGCACAGCGAATGATGCCGGCATGAAGGCGGTTCGTTGCGTGGCGCCCATCCAGTGCCACGCAAAGAGCATGAATGGCGGCAAGAGGTAGCTCGTCGCGTGGCGCTCTCACGGGGCCACGCGACGGGCTCCGGGTGGCTCAGGGCTTGAAGCCCTTGGGCCACTTCGTCTTCGCGTCGTACTTCAGGTCCTTCAGGTCGGAGGACATCGTTGCCCCCGTGAGGTCCGCGCCGCTGAAGTCAGTCCAATGCAGTTTGGCCTTCGAGAAGTCCACGTCCCGAAGGTCCGCGCCGTCGAAGCAGGTGACCATCAGCTCTGCGTTCTCGAAGCGGGCGCCGCGCAGGTTCGCCCCGGTGAAGATCGTCTGGGTGCAGGAGCCTCCTGAGAAGTTCGCCTTGCTCACGTCCGCGTGGCGGAAGTTGGCGCCGCCCAGATAGACCTTCGAGAAATCCACTCCGGAGAACCGGCCCTCGGTGAAGTCCAGCTCCAGCAACTCGTACCCGCTCAGGTCGCGCCCCGCCAGGTCGATACCCTGCAACAACACGGAGAACTCCGAGCTGCCGCGGGCCTTCCGGTAGCGCTCGCGCCAGGAATTCCACCGCTCCGCGCTGTCCTTCACCTCGTTCCTGAGCAGCGCCGTCGCCTCGGCGGAAGTGGGCAGCAGGAGCTTCATGAGCTCGTTCTCGGAGAGCTTCTTGAACTGAGCCCCCTTGGCCGTCAGCCCCGCCGCCACGCTGGCCGCGGCGCCGACTCCCAGCACCAGGTGCGTCACCTTCGCATCGGGCTTCGCCGCCACCTCCGCGCCGAGCTCCTTCAGCAGCCCCTCGCGGAACGCAGGAGTCGCGTTCCTGAAGCGGCCGACGAAGAGGAAGCGCGTTCCAGCGAGGCGCTTCTCGAACAGGTCCTCGGACCTGCCCGTCACGGTGTTCTTCGCCTTGCCGCCGCGCTTCGGCGCCACCTCCGCTTCGAGCAGGAACGGCTCGCCGTCGTCGACTTTCGCGGGCTTCAGCGTCTCCACCACCACGCTGCCGTCCGGCCCCACGTAGGCCACCGAGTCGCCGAGCCTCGCGAGGGGCCACACCTCCTGAATCAACGCATCGGGCCGGGGCTCCACTTCGTCGGGTCCGAGCCAACGCGCCTTGGCGGGGTTGGCCACGTCCACCATCAGCAGCCGTCCCAGCGAGTCCGCCACCGCGACGCGCGCGTCTCCCACGAAGGCCACCTGCCCCAGCACCGCGTCGTGGCGCTCGAGCCGGCTCACCGTCTCGCCACTGCGAGGGTCCACCAGGAGCAGCACGCTGTTCGCGTCGTCCCGGTCGTCGTCGGCGACGCTGACCGCAATCCAGCCGCGCGGTGACACCGCGAGCCCGCACACGCGCGAGCCCATCGTGTCGACACCGAGGGAGACCTCGCGAATCACCTCGGGCGTCTTCCCGAGCCGCCACAGGTGCAGCGCCTTGTCCGCGGTGGCCAGCCACGCGTCCTTCGGACCGAAGGCGCAGGCCCGCACCCGGTCCTTGTGCGGAAGGTCCGCCTGGAGCAGGGCGCGCTTCAGCACCCAGACCTGGACGTTCTCCTGGGCCGGCGCAGCGAGCCGTGTCTCGTCCCGGGAGATGGCGAGCGGCCCCGACGCATAGCTGGAGAGCTTGAACGACTCACGCGCCTTCGCGTCGAGCGACTTGCCGACGAAGATGGAGTCGTAGTCGAGCCGTACCTGCACACCCGACGACAGCGCCTTCACATCCGTGGGAGGGAAGTTCGCTGGAATCTCCGTCGCCTTGCCCGTGTCGAGCTCCCACGAGACGCAGGTGCGGTTCGACGTGGCGACGACGGCATCAGGCATGAGCGCCAGGCCGAGGATGGGAGAAGGAGCGGCGGCCCCGGTCCGCGCGGAGCCGTCCTCCGTCGACCACACGCTCAGCGCGCCCGGAGTGGTGCCCGTGGCGAGCCAGCGCCCGTCGGGAGACAGCGCCGTGACGGAGCCCTGCATGTGGCGGTCGGGCACCTCGATGACCGGGCCCGCGTCGAAGTCCGGGACGCTCCACGAGCGCAGCACGAGCTCGTTGCCGAGCGAGTACGCGCGCGTGCCGTCCGGGGAGAAGGCGACCCAGCGACACCCCGCGCCGCCGCCCACGTCGAACTTGTGATGGCCCACGGACCCGCGCACGGGCTTCAGGTCCTGCACGGTCCACAGCTCCACGGCCCCGTTGCCATGGCCGACGAGCAGGTGCTCACCCGACGGAGAGAACGCGAGGGCGAGGACCTTGGTGCTCTTCCGCTTCGCCCGCTCCTTGCCGGTGTGCACGTCGTAGAGCCGGACGATTCCCTTCGACGACCCGGTGGCCATCAACGCACCGTCCGCGCTGAAGGTGACGGCGTAGACGTCTCCTTCCGTCTCCTGGAGGGTGTGGATGAGGGCGGTGTTCTTCGCGTCGCGCACCAGGATTTCGCCGTCCTCGATGCTGACGAACATGGAGCGCTTCGCGTTCATCGCGGCCAGGTGGAAGTCCTGCACTCCCTTGAGCGCCCACTCGGTCTTCCCCTTGGCGGAGACGCGGCGGATGAGACCCCACCCGCCGACCATCGCGGCGCCTCCCGGCAGCGAGTAGACCGACCGCAGACGTCCCTCGAGCTCGCGCTGAGAGGCAACCTCGCCGCTCTCCACGTCGAAGGCCACGAGCTGCGAGTTCTCGTCTCCGAAAAGAACGGCCCACAGATGGCGTGAGTCTGGCGAGAAATCGATTCCGATGAACTCGCCGGGGACGTTGAAGGGCGAGGTGCCGTACTTGCGTTGGGTGGTCATGGTGCAACCGGATATACAACAGAGAACACGCCACGCGTGTCTAGGGCCGCTTGATGGTCAGCATCCCCTGCCACATCCAGTCGCAGGGCACTTTGAGCGAGACGGCGAGCGCTTCGTCGGTCTTCCTCCAGAGCTCTGGCGCGCGACGGGTTTCACATCGGAGCCTGGTGGTCGCGATTCGCGCGGCGTCGTCGTGGAACTCTATCTTGTGCGGGTCGGGGTCCTCGGTCACGGCATCCGCATTCACATAGACGGTGGCCCAATGCTCGGGAGTCATCTTGCCGTGAAGCGCCCAGGGCCGCCGTTTGGTTCGTCGCCTCTCCTTGACCAGGAAGGCAGTCCCCTCGGGGAGCGCAACCAGGTCCTGCTTTGCGACAGGCTGACTCAACAGCGTCCATTCGAGCGGCGCTTCGAGCGAAAACCTCGGATATTCGTGCGTCTCCAGGTCCTCACACATGAGCTCGAGCCAGTCGATCAGCGTCAGCGACGAGCGTTGGTGGGGATCCTCGGCGACGTAACTGACATCCAGCAAGGCGCCTTCAGGGTCCTCCAGTGAGACAGCGAGGTACCCGCCGAGGCCGGTCTCGGGGTCCCTGTGCTCGATGATGGGAATGCAATTCCGTCGGCCGACGCTCTCGAAATGAGCGCACACGCCGCCGATCTCCAACTCGGGCATCAACAAGCGATGGTCTCTCTTGGGAGATATCCACCCCCGTATCGTGCCCAACGACAGGAACTCACGCAGGTGTGCGGGAACGGGGAGTCCGATGTCCGCGCAGAGCTGGTTGAGCTCGGCCGCATGTACCACCCGCCTTCGCGTAGGAGTAAGCACCTTGCAACCGTATTCCTCCGGGATGATCAATGACTGCAGACGTGTGAATGCCTTCCGGAGAGGAGTTGTGGATGCCATCACTCACCTCTTGCGCTCTCGCGCGCGTTTCGTGTTGACGCGTGTGTGGCGAAAGCAGCAACCCGATATACAACAGCCGCCACTCGGGAAGTATGTCTCCGCGCATGCCGCGCGTGCCGTTCCTGGGACAGCGTCGTCCCAGAAGCGAGGCATCCTCCCGTTCGCGCAGCCCCCTGTCGGAGCAGCCCATCCGTGGCACGCTTCTTCCAGGTCGCGGCACGGAACGAAGCTGGAGCGGAGGCACATCCATGGCGGCACCGGCGTTGTCGGCAGTCGGGCAGGACCTGCGCTACGCCATGCGTGGACTGCGGCGTGCGCCCGGCTTCACCCTGGTGGCGGTGGTGGTGCTGGCGCTCGGAATCGGCGCCAACGTGAGCCTCTTCTCGGTCCTCCACGGGGTGCTGTTGCGGCCCCTGCCCTTCCCCGAGCCGGAGCGGCTGGTCGTCGTGCAGCAGGCGAAGCCGGGCGAGCTCGGCGGCGTCTCGTATCCGAACCTCCTCGACTGGCGCGCCGGTAGCACCACCGCCTTCGAGCGCCTCGCTGTGTACCTCTCCACGCAATTCACGCTGAGCGGCGACGGCGACGCGGCGCGCGTCACGGGCGTCATCACCTCGGCGGACCTCTTCCCGCTGCTCGGCACGCCGCCAGCGCTGGGACGCACGTTCCATCCCGAGGAGGACCAGCTCGGCGGTAGCCCCGAGGGCATCCGCCCCGTCGTCCTCAGCCACGCCTTCTGGCAGCGGCGCTTCCCGGGCACCGGACACGGCGACCCGGGTGTGCTGGGGCGCGTGGTGCGGCTGGACGATGTCCCCTTCACCGTCGTGGGCGTCATGCCGGAGGGCTTCACCTTCCCGCTCCAGCGCGAGCCCGTGGACCTGTGGGTCAGCGTGGCCGTGGACGCGGAGCCCTCCGTGTACGGAGGCACCATTCCGAAAAGCCGCGGCTACATGCGCTACGAGGCGGC comes from Pyxidicoccus parkwaysis and encodes:
- a CDS encoding DUF4126 domain-containing protein, with amino-acid sequence MLSFALISQLIGLSSASGTRAGGSLLLVGLAAHFQFLTLPPEMAWMATPEALAIFITLLAFEMYTQRDGDLRMFLGTAQLALSAGSGAMVALASAGMRTGQLPPWAVGVVGAGIALATLTMRQRLARSVDQLESELFHPYRWLMRAEDCLALGLAAAALLWAPLALALVLMFTVGSVVAGVLARRLEARSRRPCPAGCGASIREEASRCPKCRADVPVAVTLDLRLGGRARDVIRQTLDSELPGLREAPERRVAGKR
- a CDS encoding MYXO-CTERM sorting domain-containing protein, with translation MPFSPQQVIQQVQLSFRPDGAGFSGGHRTYRVTHTEGQLTVSPLASRVDPAEPRRGGLTFGATQVRRGARALRLGTPHTGVASDGSLHVQRGVVEEQLRNGQDGVEQSWRFPTLPAGRGPLSVRVPVRGLAYQSATAGGLHFSDAATGAGLRYGMGTWIDATGKRTEVTPTFQDGAIVLTVPEETLKASAFPAVLDPVIGPEFGIDQPVMAVEPGDQEAPEVATDGTNFLVTWTDRRGPWSEDWATRVTPDGTVLDPSGFKLPSSSCGMGSLSYGGGYYVVACPYNMYRITPEGQVVDTTPIEFYSPNRGYPSAIAFNGTNFLITWVKPGGSGSGGLYAIMVSPAGTVVMSEKLLSQYNIVYDVDVTAVGTSFRVVYTQAGDNMLSRVVDANGNLGPIRQELYGISTGQARYPAVASNGQDYAIVYQYGDMFANTSQYIGGMLNRADGGVRSYTVSSATKQLRPDIAWLPAADSYGVVWTNTRNNSTDYTEIQSAWLKPDAGVIANGRVSPALSGHIQGHPRIAAGPNGSLVVWDRKTQAAGMDVLGRALDGTVSKALSTSFNSQTEPTIASSPDGYFVVWQDSRRHVEQLADLYGARLSPTGEVLNASGIAIATSIWDEVAPVAAWNGTDWLVAWVERGGSLPAEVRARRVSSTGQWVDTVPLTLGISSNWSQPAAASGNAGAVVTWVGNTPNGGIQATLVRGDGGVTVLGSLPTDGGANLPTVAGNATQYLVAWQDNGVLKAQRFNSQGVAQGGRFDAGTGTLASAASDGTDFLVTSAQNVVSNTADIRATRISATGQVASTSALLGKAAGYNLRSTVVWDGTNYLVGWRKYGSSLVSSALLYQAARVNRDGGVVDTTPFTLFAPELTRDEDVDDYGRLGLATMGDGTWVGVTSRLEVDAGFYAQRLRARMGDSRVALQANGAGGTSELPGDAVALHEALLEDSLAGAPMTPDETAQASDTDLLAPSSLDEGGPTEAAFAGERRAGEEGGGCSAAGGGAPWLLLAALGLTRGLRRRQEIR
- a CDS encoding MYXO-CTERM sorting domain-containing protein, with translation MPFSPQQVIQQIQLSFRPDGAGFSGGHRTYRVTHTEGQLTVSPLASRIDPAEPRRGGLTFGATQVMRGPRTLRLGSPRTGVASDGSLHMQRGLMEEQLRNGEEGVEQSWRFPTLPAGRGPLSVRVPVRGLAYQGTTAGGLHFSDASTGAGLRYGTGTWIDATGKRTQVTPTYQDGAIVLTVPEETLKASAFPAVLDPVIGPEFGIDQPVIAVEPSDQHTPEVATDGTNFLVMWLDTRSGLTEQWATRVTPDGTVLDPSGFEVPYVPNCGYNTVTFGAGNYVVACSTGMVRITPEGVVVDPQPISFHTPLSGGYASIAFNGTNFLITWLDLGGSGTGALYGMMVSPSGTVVMPQKLLSQYSNGVYEADVTAVGTSFRVVWTLAADHMYSVEVDANGNVGPRVRELYGSSSGQARFPAIASNGEDYAIVYQYGDEFGKASTSIGGSLRQADGGTSSFTVSNVAKQMRPDIAWMPRAGAYGVVWTNTRNNSTDYTEIQSAWLMPDAGVIANGRISAAVSGFMQGHARIAAGPSGSLVVWDRKLQASGIDVLGRALDGFVPVTLSTSVNSQTAPSVAAGPNGYFVVWKDSRSHAGQLSDLYGARLGPAGEVLNASGITIATTVRDDVAPVVTWNGTDWLVAWVERGGTGSVQLRARRVSATGQWVDLVPLTLGSASSGSEPAAARGNAGAVVTWAGGTQGGGIQATLVQSDGGVTALGSLPTDGGATMPTVAGNTTQYLVAWQDNGVLKAQRFNSQGVAQGARFDAGTGTLASVASDGTDFLVTSAQNVVSNTADIRATRISATGQVASSSVLVGRATTGDFRSAVVWDGTNYLAAWRSYSSNGTYGGRLYQAARVNRDGGVVDATPFTLFAAYPEQKPDVDDYSELGLASMGDGTWLGVTSRLERDAGIYAQRLRARMGDSRVALQANGTSDMAAEDTTSGLPSDAVAPGEALLEDALAGGTEEAAFAGERHPGEGGAGCSAAGGGAPWLLLAALGLTRALRRRQEIR